In Drosophila ananassae strain 14024-0371.13 chromosome 3R, ASM1763931v2, whole genome shotgun sequence, the DNA window AGCTGCTGGCTAAACAATAATATTGCGtagtttttaattgaattaattttCCTCCACTGGAAAAGTTCATAGCAAGCGTAGCAATGCCAACAATTAGATGATTTAGCTgaaaattatatagaaatcgaATGAGAAACATGACATACTTCGTGCTAGGAATTCAATTGGAGACCGGAAATcataatctttaaaaaaaaaaattgcgaaAGAAAGTCACAACTCAAATAGATTGTATAACGCATTATATTGCATCATTGGAATGAAATAGTGGTTCTGCAACAAAGCTAATATTTCCGTTTCTTGCAAGGGTATCGCCTTAAGCTCCACAAGTGCTGGGTGTAAATAAAAACACTTCTCCCCGTGACTAATACGGCTCCAACAGCAGCTGCATGTGCCTGCCCTAAAGGCACAATCACACATGTCCAAAGTATGGGTCATGGTGTGTGTTCCTCCCTCCTCTtccaaaaaaacagaaaacagagcCTGCGGCCCATGTCTGGCTGCCACTTCGAGCGAGCAAGGGCGCGTGCCATTTTGTCTCCAACCTTTTTGGagtgtttatttttagacCCCGACCAGGCCGGCTGGTGGGGATCGTGAGCATTTCCAGCAGGCACACATTGGGGAGAAAGTGGAGagtttattttgggaaaacgAGGCTCCACCGAATCGAGCCGTTTCGGTGTGAAGATATATAGGCATAAACAAACATTTTAGACGCGGGCCTCGCCTTCCTCCCTAGGCCAACATCAAATGTCACCCTCTCGAGAACGATTCCACGCCCGTTCCCGTGCCGGGGCGGGTAATTATAGAGCAGCTGCACGTCGAGTGCATAACCGAATCCGCTTGGAGCCCGAGTCAATGATTGTGGCTATTTATAGTCATGTCTCGTTGTTTATGGGGGGAAGTTTTGTGCTCCCCAGATGCCAGTCCGAACATCCACCGGATGTGCTCCAGAAGGAGGCTTTGGGTGCAGCTAGTTTCTCAACAAAATCAGCTATTCACATTGCATCCTCCTAACGATATATTTCATTTCTTGCACAACAGACGACGGAGAAGGTCACGTTGGGACTGTTTGCGAAATTGGTCGATGCGGATCGACTCTCTCACCGGAAAATACTGTTGTGGTCAACTGGGATTCGGGACACAGGACCAACTACCGTGTCGGCTATCAGAATCAGTACGACTTGATTATTGTAGATAATGCTCAAGTTGGTAAGTAGATTAGATTACTTCAATATGATAGTATTCTTATAAATTAATCCCCTTCCTTATTGCAGGAGTTCGTCACTCAAATGTCGTTTGCGATGGCTGCTCCAAAGCAGGCATTGCTGGCATAGTGTTCAAGTGTGCCCAGTGCCCGAACTATCACTTGTGCGCCTACTGCTACGCCGAGGATATTCACGACTTGGAGCATCACTTCATCCGTTACACCACCCCCAACTCACTGGGCGTTCGAGTACCGACGCGGAAAGGCTCAAAGCGTATTCAACTGCGCGGTATCTTTGTCGGCTCCAAGGTAGTACGTGGCCCGGATTGGGAGTGGAACGAACAGGACGGTGGCGAGGGCAAGTCGGGACGGGTTATGGAAATCCGTGGCTGGGACAACGAATCGTGTCGCAGTGTAGCCAACGTCTCTTGGGTAACAGGATCAACGAACGTCTACCGTTTGGGACACAAGGGCAACGTGGACCTCAAGTATATATCAGCAACGAGCGGCGGCCACTACTACAAGGACCATATGCCCGTTTTGGGACAGCCGGAGGAGCTCCAGCCAGTGGCACCCATGGTGAAGCCAAGCTTCTCTGTGGGCGATCGGGTCAAGGTGTGCCTGGATGTGGATGCCCTGATGAAGCTGCAGCAGGGACACGGCGGTTGGAATCCGCGAATGGTAGAGCACTTGGCCAAACTGGGCACTGTTCACCGGATCACAGACAAGGGCGACATTCGGTAAGCATCCATTAATTTGTCTTTAAGAAGAACTACtgtaatttttgaaattaaacAGTGTTCAGTACGATAATTGTCCCAATCGATGGACCTTCCATCCCGCCGCCTTGGTCAAGGTTGTGTCGTTCCGTGTTGGCGACTTGGTCACCATCATCAATGATGCCATCAAGGTGCAGCAACTGCAGAAAGGCCACGGGGAGTGGATCGACATTATGCGCTATGTAAGTGTCTgctttaatgaaatttatttcgaatttaatttgtgattttttttaattttctcaaGGCATTAGGAAAACTCTGTAAAGTTGTGAAAGTCTACTCCGATGGCGACCTTCGCATACAACAGCTGGATGACGGCTTCGAGTGGACTCTGAACCCCAAGTGCGTCAAGTTGGAGCGTTCGCCGTTGGCCACAGCAGCCGAGCGTTCCAACAGCATGATGGACCTAAGCCATCGCAGAGCTGACCATGTAATGACTCCGCTCTCTGGGCTTTCTGGCAGCTCGGTGGCCGACAAACTGGTACGCGAGGCGGCCCAGGGCCATCTGGACTTTGTGCGCCAGCATCTGGATGCCAATCCCAGCCAGGTGGATGTGATGAGCGGCGGCAAGGCGTGTATCCAGGTGGCCTCCCACCAAGGCCATGTGGAACTGGTCAGCTATCTAATCTCCAAGGGAGCCAACGTGAATGCTGTGGACAAGGAGGGCGACTCGGCGCTGCATTATGCCGCTTTCGGCAACCAACCGGCCACGATGCGTGTGCTCCTCCAGCACGGGGCCGAAGTGAACTTCCTCAATTCGAGCCACTGCTCGGCTCTGCACATCTGCGCGCACAAGAAAACGCCGCACTGTGTGCGTGAACTGCTACAGCACAGTGCCAACGTTAATATTCAGGACTCGTATGGTGACACAGCTCTCCACGACGCCATCGGCAAGGAGAACACCGAGGTGGTGGAGCTTCTCTGCAACGCTCCCAATCTTGACTTTACGGTGAAGAACAACCGTGGCTTCAACGTGCTCCATCACGCTGCGCTAAAGGGAAACGTTGTGGCCGCCCGTCGAATCCTGCAGCTCTCTCGCCAATTGGTCAACGTGCGCAAGGACGACGGCTTCGCCGCCCTGCATTTGGCCGCCCTCAACGGACACGCTCAGGTTGTCGAGACACTGGTCACCGAGGGTCAGGCGGAGCTGGACATCCGTAACAACCGCCGGCAGACACCATTTTTGCTGGCGGTTTCTCAAGGCCATGCCGGTGTGATCGAGCGTCTGGTTCGGCTCTCTTGCGACGTCAACGCCAAGGACGAGGATGGGGACAATGCCATGCACTTGTGCGTAATTAAGAAGTCCAACCTCCAGGCTGCCGCCGAACCACAACAGGAGGAAGCACCAGAGATCCATAAGTTCTACCAGAGCCTGGTGTCCACGAGCGTTCGCACAGAAGATCGCCTGATGTACAGCATCTTGATCTATCTCTCGCGCTCCGGTTGTCGGGTGGAGTTGAACAACGCCAATGCAAGCATTTTCGAATGGATCACTGACCGCAACATCCGCCAGTTGATCTTCGGCCCGCAAGCGGATGCCGAAGCTCTTCCGCGTAATCTCCAGACCCTGGATATGTCGGAAGCTGCCGCCGCCGAGGAAGTGCCAACCGAATCCAATGGTGCTGCACCGCTGCCGCCACAGCGCCAGCAACTAGATCTGATGCCAAAGCCCAACGACGCGACGACAGTATCGGGAGCTGCACCATCCACGCCCTCTGTCTCGCCGGGCGTGAAGAAACTTAACTCGGATGCAGTCCAGCAGAACGTCTCGCCGCAAGTGGCACCGCGCAAAAAGGCGCCCAAACCGCCAACTGGCTCAACGGTGGTGGAGCCCAGTGTCGCAGGAGCAGCTGCATCCAGTTCCAATCCCAGTCCAGCCATCGTGACGGGACCACAGGAGTGCATCGTGTGCAACGAGATGCTGCAACTGGTTCGCTTCGAGCCGTGCCAGCATCAGATCGCCTGTGAGGAATGCGGCATTCGGATGAAGAAGTGTCTGCGCTGCGGAGTGATAATCGAGCGGCGCTTGACCCCCAGTGGAAGGGTTGTGTCATTGCCCACGTCCACGTCGTCGCCGAGTGATCCCACCCGACTGCCATCGGGTGACCTGTTGCGGTACCTGGAGAACAAGGTGCAAGAGTTTGAGGAGTCGCACTTCTGCGGCATCTGCATGGAGCGGAAACGAGACGTGGCTTTCCTCTGCGGTCATGGTGCGTGCTCCCACTGCGCCGAGACCCTACGCACATGCCACATGTGTCGGAAGACTATACTCAAGAAAATCAACCTGTACTGAGATGGAAGATTGGAAGATCCGAAACGGAACAGCTCTCCAACCAGCAACCAAAGTGGCTTGTAtataaaatacattaaaaaacGAAATCACAACACACACCCACATTTGCCGTGTCATGTGCAACTCGAAactaattatttattgaaCACCGACGAATTTTAcgcgttgtttgtttttttttatcgaaCGGTTTATGAACGGCATTATTTacatacaaaaataaacaaattattgtgCACCCTTCACGTATCTAGTTATTAGCCTCGTTCAACCATCTCTGGCAACGATAAAGAGAAAATAGGAAAACAACTAATATCGATGAGATATTTAATAGTCTTATTAAATTGcaaatatacaaatttaaaataattcaaaacacATTGTTTTATTTGGTTGGCGGGGGaacgtaaaaaaaaattacttaattAGGATTTCTAAATGATTTGAAGCAGACTTTGCACACctttatttcaattaaaattaactaaaaaataaacctTTCTGTCTATTGGACGAGGAGACTAGACTGCGGATCAGGTTCGTCGATACAGCAGGATACAATGTGCTTTCCGGGGACCATGACATTACCCAACAGACGGGGCTCCTGGCCCTCCACCAGGTACTCCGCACACATGGACAGGACAATGTTGGCGTCTCGATCGGTGCAGTTAAAGAAGCCAATCAGGACGCGGCCATCGGTGATGACGATTCGCAGGACGCGACCCAGCCACTTCTGTAACTTCTTTCGTCCAGGAGTGAGACTAACGTCGTTCATCTGGTGTGGGGCATTCGTGGTGATCCGGAAGGGTTCCGTCGGTATGAACTGTTGGGCCTGTACCTGCTGCCCCGTGATGCTCAGATCCGTCATCTCTTTCTTGTATAGTGTGCGGTAAttgttgaattaaaatttcttaaataaaagtttcgtgtttacaaagtgTCGGGTCGGATTTGTGTGGTGGAACCAGGGCTGCATCAGGGCGAACTGTGACTTTCTGGTTCCGGTTCACCGCGTCTAGGATTATTGATTgttattttaaacatttactaATATTAATAACTTAGTAGAAACCTTTAAAACTAAAGCAAATGAATTAAAGAGTTCTTTGATGCTTAAgtcacatttttttaaaattatttaattgtttttaattgatAATAAAATGTAGTAACAATCGATAGTTAAGCCATCCCTCGTTGTCATCGATAACTAAAGAAAGTACGCAGCCGAAAAAAAGCACACACGTCACAACACTTTAGTGGAGTCGCCAGAAAAGATAGCTTAGTCAAGATGGCCAAACAAGTGGCCGATTTTCAGACCAGCAAAGTCCAGTTTTACCAGAAGCTGGCCCTGGCCATTATCCTAGGAGCGGTGCTCCTCTCCCTGCCGGAATTCTGTGCCGGTCAGGGTAATCCCAGTTTCAAATACTCGCGGGAAGCCAATGAAAACTTTGATCCGAAGAAGGCTCCGCCGGTTGTACATGACCACCACGACCACGACCATGACCATGATCATCACGATCATGATCACCACGGGCACCACGATCATCATGACCATGATCACCATGACCACGACCATCATGACCACCACGATCACCATCACCATGAACATGGGCATTCAAAAGGCAAGCCGGCTTTGGGTAAGAATCTTTTCCTCCAAGAAAAATAGTTTACTTTAATAACGTCTTTTTTTAGATATGAACACCATATGGCTGCACTCGATAGGATCCACACTTCTTATCAGCGCTGCTCCCTTCGTGCTGCTTTACATCATTCCTCTTGATAACAGTGAGGCGATGAAGCCACGTCTGAAGGTTCTATTAGCCTTCGCATCCGGCGGTCTGCTGGGCGATGCTTTCCTGCACTTGATACCGCACGCCACACACCCGCACTCCCATGGAGATCACGATCATGAGGAcggacaccaccaccaccatcatcatcaccaTGAGGGAGAGGAGGATGGCCATGGACACGTTCATGATATGTCCGTTGGCCTGTGGGTGCTGGGGGGCATTATTGCCTTCTTATCGGTTGAGAAACTCGTGCGTATTCTGAAGGGAGGCCAGGGAGGACATGGGCACAGCCATGGAGCACCCAAGCCGAAGCCCGTTGAGACCAAAAAGGCTTCGAACAAAGAAAACGGAGATGGAGACAAGAAGGCCAAGTCCAACAAGCCGAAAGACAACAAGAAGGAAGCCGAGCCGGAAGGTGAGGTAGAAATCTCCGGCTACTTGAACCTGGCGGCTGACTTTGCCCACAACTTTACCGACGGCCTGGCTATCGGAGCATCTTACTTGGCGGGCAACAGCATCGGCATCGTCACCACCATTACTATTCTGTTACACGAAGTTCCTCATGAGATCGGAGACTTTGCTATCCTGATAAAGTCTGGGTGTTCGCGACGAAAGGCGATGCTGCTTCAGCTGGTCACAGCGTTGGGAGCAGTGGCAGGAACAGCTCTAGCCCTTTTGGGAGCTGGAAGCGGTGAAGGAGACACCTCCGCACCCTGGGTACTGCCTTTTACTGCTGGCGGATTCATTTATATTGCGACGGTCAGCGTGTTGCCGGAATTACTGGAGGAATCCACAAAGCTGAAGCAGTCGTTGAAGGAAATCTTTGCGCTGCTCACCGGCGTGGGATTGATGATTGTCATTGCCAAGTTCGAGTAGGGGTAATTGTGTGAATGCAAAGCAACTTAAGTTATGGGGTTTCCAGCTAATCAACGGACAGTTTTAAGCAGATCTAGGATCAGGTTTCACCCAACCTaaattcagaaaaaaaaaaacaattatttcaaTATGCGCATTAACATTTTAAACAATGCCATATTTAATTAAGACTCAGTTTTTCGATCAACCTGCTTAGAATTATTCTAGGATTATATTCCGAACCCATAGTAATATGTTTAAAAGAATCGATTCAGCTTTAAACAGTTTTGATTGCCCTTAAAAATTGTGCTTTCTTTCCTTCGAAGTGAAGTTTTAAAATAAGTCTAAATACACActacacaaaaaatatttaacgcCTTTTAACAGATTTTTAAGCTTCAAAAATATCTCTTTACTTTAaaaacacatatttgtttGTAGGATTTACAAGTTTGAAGAAGCGCCTCATTGGCCCTTCTCTCCGTTCAACGTTGTCTTAATTTCATTAAGGCAATACTCGGCCTGCTCGAGAGC includes these proteins:
- the LOC6497512 gene encoding E3 ubiquitin-protein ligase MIB2, whose amino-acid sequence is MRASIPPGIRVVRGPNWIWSNQDDGEGHVGTVCEIGRCGSTLSPENTVVVNWDSGHRTNYRVGYQNQYDLIIVDNAQVGVRHSNVVCDGCSKAGIAGIVFKCAQCPNYHLCAYCYAEDIHDLEHHFIRYTTPNSLGVRVPTRKGSKRIQLRGIFVGSKVVRGPDWEWNEQDGGEGKSGRVMEIRGWDNESCRSVANVSWVTGSTNVYRLGHKGNVDLKYISATSGGHYYKDHMPVLGQPEELQPVAPMVKPSFSVGDRVKVCLDVDALMKLQQGHGGWNPRMVEHLAKLGTVHRITDKGDIRVQYDNCPNRWTFHPAALVKVVSFRVGDLVTIINDAIKVQQLQKGHGEWIDIMRYALGKLCKVVKVYSDGDLRIQQLDDGFEWTLNPKCVKLERSPLATAAERSNSMMDLSHRRADHVMTPLSGLSGSSVADKLVREAAQGHLDFVRQHLDANPSQVDVMSGGKACIQVASHQGHVELVSYLISKGANVNAVDKEGDSALHYAAFGNQPATMRVLLQHGAEVNFLNSSHCSALHICAHKKTPHCVRELLQHSANVNIQDSYGDTALHDAIGKENTEVVELLCNAPNLDFTVKNNRGFNVLHHAALKGNVVAARRILQLSRQLVNVRKDDGFAALHLAALNGHAQVVETLVTEGQAELDIRNNRRQTPFLLAVSQGHAGVIERLVRLSCDVNAKDEDGDNAMHLCVIKKSNLQAAAEPQQEEAPEIHKFYQSLVSTSVRTEDRLMYSILIYLSRSGCRVELNNANASIFEWITDRNIRQLIFGPQADAEALPRNLQTLDMSEAAAAEEVPTESNGAAPLPPQRQQLDLMPKPNDATTVSGAAPSTPSVSPGVKKLNSDAVQQNVSPQVAPRKKAPKPPTGSTVVEPSVAGAAASSSNPSPAIVTGPQECIVCNEMLQLVRFEPCQHQIACEECGIRMKKCLRCGVIIERRLTPSGRVVSLPTSTSSPSDPTRLPSGDLLRYLENKVQEFEESHFCGICMERKRDVAFLCGHGACSHCAETLRTCHMCRKTILKKINLY
- the LOC6498030 gene encoding N-alpha-acetyltransferase 38, NatC auxiliary subunit; translation: MTDLSITGQQVQAQQFIPTEPFRITTNAPHQMNDVSLTPGRKKLQKWLGRVLRIVITDGRVLIGFFNCTDRDANIVLSMCAEYLVEGQEPRLLGNVMVPGKHIVSCCIDEPDPQSSLLVQ
- the LOC6497513 gene encoding protein catecholamines up, with the translated sequence MAKQVADFQTSKVQFYQKLALAIILGAVLLSLPEFCAGQGNPSFKYSREANENFDPKKAPPVVHDHHDHDHDHDHHDHDHHGHHDHHDHDHHDHDHHDHHDHHHHEHGHSKGKPALDMNTIWLHSIGSTLLISAAPFVLLYIIPLDNSEAMKPRLKVLLAFASGGLLGDAFLHLIPHATHPHSHGDHDHEDGHHHHHHHHHEGEEDGHGHVHDMSVGLWVLGGIIAFLSVEKLVRILKGGQGGHGHSHGAPKPKPVETKKASNKENGDGDKKAKSNKPKDNKKEAEPEGEVEISGYLNLAADFAHNFTDGLAIGASYLAGNSIGIVTTITILLHEVPHEIGDFAILIKSGCSRRKAMLLQLVTALGAVAGTALALLGAGSGEGDTSAPWVLPFTAGGFIYIATVSVLPELLEESTKLKQSLKEIFALLTGVGLMIVIAKFE